One Oryza brachyantha chromosome 3, ObraRS2, whole genome shotgun sequence DNA segment encodes these proteins:
- the LOC102711689 gene encoding transmembrane emp24 domain-containing protein p24beta3, which translates to MAARWRPAMLLLLAAAWSADALSVTVTDTECIHEFVPYEGDTVSGNFVVVDHDIFWSSDHPGIDLTVTSPGGNTVYTLKGKSGDKFEFKAPRGGMYKFCFHNPYGAPETVSFYIHVGHIPNEHNLAKDEHLDPINVKIAELKEALESVTAEQKYLKAREARHRHTNESTRRRVMFYTIAEYLAFMGASALQVVYIRRLFSKNVAYNRV; encoded by the exons tggcggccggcgatgctgctgctgctggcggcggcgtggagcgcGGACGCGCTGTCGGTGACGGTCACCGACACCGAGTGCATCCACGAGTTCGTGCCCTACGAGGGCGACACCGTGTCGGGGaacttcgtcgtcgtcgaccacGACATCTTCTGGAGCTCCGACCACCCCGGCATCGATCTCACG GTAACTTCACCAGGTGGCAACACTGTGTATACATTGAAGGGGAAATCCGGTGacaaatttgagtttaaaGCTCCAAGGGGTGGAATGTATAAGTTTTGCTTCCATAACCCATATGGGGCACCTGAAACTGTTTCCTTCTACATTCATGTCGGCCACATACCCAATGAGCACAATCTGGCGAAAGATG AGCATTTGGACCCTATCAATGTGAAAATAGCAGAGCTGAAGGAGGCATTAGAATCTGTCACTGCTGAGCAGAAATACCTTAAAGCCCGTGAGGCTCGTCACCGACACA CAAATGAGAGCACAAGAAGGCGTGTCATGTTCTACACAATAGCCGAGTACCTAGCTTTCATGGGTGCGAGTGCTTTGCAAGTTGTTTACATCCGTCGCCTGTTCAGCAAAAACGTGGCATACAACAGGGTGTAG